One genomic segment of Gemmatimonadota bacterium includes these proteins:
- a CDS encoding SDR family oxidoreductase codes for MSAAKFRLDGKTAVVTGAGSGIGLAIARTFAAAGANVHLVDISAEAVQSAAHELVSGGATAWAHPCDVSSHDDVARVFADIHKRGPVQRLVNSAGVAHIGNLANTPEEDFDRLFRVNVKGSFLCMQAVIDEMQAAGEGAIVNIASVAATVGIADRFAYSMTKGAVVSMTLSVAKDYAKHGIRCNAISPARVHTPFVDGFLARTYPGREAEMFAKLAATQPIGRMGRPEEVADLALFLCSDEASFITGSDYPLDGGFIRLNS; via the coding sequence GTGAGTGCGGCGAAGTTTCGGCTCGACGGCAAGACGGCGGTGGTCACCGGCGCGGGCAGCGGGATCGGTCTCGCGATTGCGCGCACCTTCGCCGCGGCCGGGGCGAATGTCCACCTGGTCGACATCTCGGCGGAGGCGGTGCAATCCGCGGCCCACGAGCTGGTCAGCGGTGGGGCGACGGCCTGGGCGCACCCCTGCGACGTCAGCAGTCATGACGACGTCGCGCGGGTCTTCGCTGATATCCACAAGCGCGGCCCGGTGCAGCGACTGGTGAATTCGGCCGGTGTCGCGCATATCGGCAACCTGGCCAACACCCCCGAGGAGGACTTCGACCGCCTCTTCCGGGTCAACGTGAAGGGGAGTTTCCTCTGCATGCAGGCCGTGATCGACGAGATGCAGGCCGCCGGCGAGGGAGCGATCGTCAACATCGCCTCGGTGGCGGCGACGGTGGGCATTGCCGATCGCTTTGCCTACTCGATGACCAAGGGCGCGGTCGTGTCGATGACGCTCTCAGTGGCGAAGGACTACGCCAAGCACGGCATCCGGTGCAACGCGATTTCGCCTGCGCGAGTGCACACCCCGTTTGTCGACGGCTTCCTCGCGAGGACCTATCCCGGCCGCGAGGCGGAGATGTTCGCCAAGCTCGCGGCCACGCAACCGATCGGCCGGATGGGCCGCCCCGAGGAAGTCGCCGACCTGGCGCTCTTCCTCTGTTCGGACGAGGCGTCGTTCATCACCGGCAGCGACTATCCGCTCGACGGCGGCTTCATCCGCCTCAACAGTTGA
- a CDS encoding fumarylacetoacetate hydrolase family protein — protein MKLIRVGLPGEERPGVLAADGSRIDCSALGEDWDERFFGHGGLPRLAAWLETHGASAPRFDPGERLGSCVARPSKIICIGMNYRLHAKEIGAPEPTEPIIFLKATTALCGPNDEVMIPRGSQKTDWEVELAVVIGSTARYVSEVDAMCHVAGFVLHNDYSEREYQMERGGQWVKGKSCDTFAPLGPFLATRDEIADPHALRLWLKVNGETLQDSNTNDLIFNIPTIVSYLSQFMTLLPGDVISTGTPAGVGLGFKPPRYLKPGDVVELGIDGLGSSSQRAVAYPGTPSA, from the coding sequence ATGAAGTTGATTCGCGTGGGCCTGCCAGGTGAGGAGCGGCCCGGTGTCCTCGCCGCCGATGGCAGCCGCATCGATTGCAGCGCCCTTGGGGAGGATTGGGACGAGCGCTTCTTCGGACACGGCGGTCTCCCTCGGCTTGCCGCCTGGCTCGAGACGCATGGCGCCAGCGCGCCACGCTTCGACCCCGGCGAGCGCCTCGGTTCCTGCGTGGCCCGGCCGTCGAAGATCATCTGCATCGGAATGAACTACCGGCTGCATGCCAAGGAGATTGGTGCGCCGGAGCCGACCGAGCCGATCATCTTCCTCAAGGCCACCACGGCACTCTGTGGTCCGAATGATGAGGTGATGATTCCGCGCGGCTCGCAAAAGACCGACTGGGAGGTGGAGCTCGCCGTCGTGATCGGGAGCACCGCCCGCTACGTGAGCGAGGTCGACGCCATGTGCCACGTGGCCGGCTTCGTCCTCCACAACGATTACAGCGAGCGCGAGTATCAGATGGAGCGCGGCGGGCAGTGGGTCAAGGGGAAAAGCTGCGACACCTTCGCGCCGCTCGGGCCCTTCCTGGCCACGCGCGACGAGATCGCCGATCCTCACGCGCTGCGCCTCTGGCTGAAGGTCAATGGCGAGACGCTGCAGGACAGCAACACCAACGACCTGATCTTCAACATCCCGACGATCGTCTCCTACCTCTCGCAGTTCATGACGCTGCTGCCGGGCGACGTGATCTCAACCGGCACACCCGCCGGGGTCGGCCTCGGCTTCAAGCCGCCGCGCTACCTCAAGCCTGGCGACGTGGTCGAACTCGGCATCGACGGCCTCGGGAGCTCGAGTCAGCGCGCCGTGGCCTACCCCGGGACGCCGAGCGCCTGA
- a CDS encoding amidohydrolase family protein, producing the protein MLRIDAHQHFWQYDPVRDAWINDGMAVLRQDFLPADLGPLLAANGIDGCVAVQADQSERETQFLLDLARDFPFIRGVVGWVDLRSPQVGDRLAHFAADRRFRGVRHLVQGEPDDAFLLQPDVVRGIGALTPLGLTYDLLLVPRQLRAATLLAAMLPDQRFVLDHLAKPPIKEGLLEPWACDLGALALHENVYCKLSGLITEADWGSWKPAQLRQYLDVVVESFGVDRLMWGSDWPVCLLAGSYHEVREVIAEYLVRFSVDERSAIFGGNAATFYGLEG; encoded by the coding sequence ATGCTCAGAATCGATGCCCACCAGCACTTCTGGCAGTACGATCCGGTGCGTGACGCCTGGATCAACGACGGCATGGCGGTGTTGCGCCAGGACTTCCTCCCCGCCGACCTCGGCCCGCTGCTCGCCGCCAATGGCATCGACGGCTGCGTGGCCGTCCAGGCCGACCAGTCGGAACGCGAGACGCAGTTTCTCCTCGATCTGGCCCGCGACTTTCCCTTCATCCGCGGCGTCGTGGGATGGGTGGATCTCCGCTCGCCGCAGGTCGGTGATCGCCTGGCGCACTTTGCCGCCGACCGGCGCTTTCGTGGCGTGCGCCACCTGGTCCAGGGCGAACCGGATGACGCCTTCCTGCTCCAGCCCGACGTGGTGCGCGGCATCGGAGCCCTGACGCCGCTCGGCCTGACCTACGATCTCTTGCTGGTGCCTCGGCAGCTCCGCGCCGCCACCCTGCTTGCCGCCATGCTGCCCGACCAGCGCTTCGTCCTCGATCACCTGGCCAAGCCGCCGATCAAGGAGGGGCTGCTCGAGCCGTGGGCCTGTGACCTTGGCGCACTCGCGCTCCACGAGAATGTGTACTGCAAGCTCTCCGGGCTGATCACCGAGGCCGACTGGGGGTCCTGGAAGCCTGCGCAGTTGCGGCAATACCTCGACGTCGTGGTGGAGTCGTTCGGCGTCGATCGGCTGATGTGGGGCTCGGATTGGCCGGTCTGCCTGCTGGCCGGGAGCTACCACGAGGTGCGCGAGGTGATCGCGGAGTACCTGGTGCGGTTCAGCGTGGATGAGCGGAGTGCGATCTTCGGCGGCAACGCCGCGACCTTCTACGGTCTCGAGGGGTAG